Proteins co-encoded in one Planctomycetota bacterium genomic window:
- a CDS encoding pitrilysin family protein, with protein sequence MNDITTITLPNGLALAVERMPGVKSAAISILLPAGGAFDPADRLGRAAMWSELVMRGAGDLSSRQQADAFDRAGVSRTASCGPITFRIAGVFVGRSLPIALPLLLDMVRRPRMSPDAIDPARDLALQALASLHDDPHERAVLLARERHLPDPLNRSGLGDEPGLRAISRDDLLDGWARCARPRGSVVAVAGDVSRESVLASLEPLITDWTGSNPEPAPGAAPVRGYSHEQDDTSQVQILVVSDAPPEHHPDSILEKLRAAVLSGGMSGRLFTEVREKRGLCYSVSASYQGDRAFGLFSAYVGTTPERAQQSLDVLLAELDRPGTPAGRVTQDEFDRARIGMKSALVFSGESTAARAAALASDMRRIGRPRALDELADAIDAVTLDRLNDYLARRDPGRRTILTLGPRALVAPV encoded by the coding sequence ATGAACGACATCACCACCATCACGCTGCCCAACGGCCTCGCGCTCGCCGTCGAGCGCATGCCGGGCGTCAAGAGCGCCGCCATCTCCATCCTGCTCCCCGCCGGCGGCGCCTTCGATCCCGCCGATCGCCTCGGACGCGCCGCCATGTGGAGCGAACTCGTCATGCGCGGCGCGGGCGACCTCTCCTCGCGACAGCAGGCCGACGCCTTCGATCGCGCGGGCGTCTCGCGCACCGCGTCGTGCGGCCCGATCACCTTCCGCATCGCCGGCGTCTTCGTCGGGCGCAGCCTCCCCATCGCGCTCCCGCTGCTCCTCGACATGGTCCGCCGCCCGCGCATGAGCCCCGACGCCATCGATCCCGCGCGCGACCTCGCCCTCCAGGCGCTCGCCTCGCTCCACGACGATCCGCACGAACGCGCGGTCCTGCTCGCGCGCGAGCGGCACCTCCCCGATCCCCTCAATCGCTCGGGCCTGGGCGATGAGCCCGGCCTCCGCGCCATCTCGCGCGACGATCTCCTCGACGGCTGGGCCCGATGCGCTCGCCCGCGCGGCTCCGTCGTCGCCGTCGCCGGAGATGTCTCGCGCGAGAGCGTCCTCGCCTCGCTCGAGCCCCTTATCACCGACTGGACCGGCTCCAACCCCGAGCCCGCGCCCGGAGCCGCCCCCGTTCGGGGCTACTCGCACGAGCAGGACGACACCAGCCAGGTCCAGATCCTCGTCGTCTCGGACGCGCCACCCGAACATCATCCCGACTCCATCCTCGAGAAGCTCCGCGCCGCCGTCCTTTCCGGCGGCATGTCGGGCCGCCTGTTCACCGAGGTTCGCGAGAAGCGTGGTCTGTGCTACAGCGTCAGCGCGTCCTATCAGGGCGATCGGGCCTTCGGGCTCTTCTCGGCGTACGTCGGCACCACCCCGGAGCGCGCCCAGCAGTCGCTCGACGTGCTCCTCGCGGAGCTGGATCGTCCGGGCACGCCCGCGGGCCGCGTCACGCAGGACGAGTTCGACCGCGCCCGCATCGGCATGAAGTCCGCGCTGGTCTTCAGCGGGGAATCCACCGCCGCCCGCGCCGCCGCGCTGGCCTCGGACATGCGCCGCATCGGACGGCCGCGTGCGCTCGACGAACTTGCGGACGCGATCGACGCCGTCACGCTCGACCGCCTCAACGACTACCTGGCCCGGCGCGACCCGGGGCGTCGCACCATCCTGACGCTGGGCCCGCGCGCCCTCGTCGCGCCCGTCTAG
- a CDS encoding amidohydrolase family protein — MNAMGLREAHAHIPMLGLALRTLDLSDCVSREECLERLRERADALSADDPAGKRWLAARGARVSAWRDARWPTRDEIDAIASGRPAYVMSFDHHALVAGSAAFRAAGIADADPDPPGGVVERARDGTPTGLLLESAAWKVRVAEPEPQGEERARVVLDALAHLRALGFSEVHDLLSPAWLGPELSRMASAGELPVLVKLYPALEVFDEVLAGAGAWQRDDVVLAGAKVFVDGTLNARTAWMLEPYADPMPERPTGMALLTPAQLDGAIARTRAARLGLAAHAIGDGAVRAVLDAWERAGPGKHVWIRPGTPALRIEHAELVHPADVGRFAGLGVVCSVQPCHLLTDIEVLERQLADRLERVLPLRDLMASGCRPGELLWFGSDVPIVRANPEDSVRAAVDRGRAGMARERRIAPRQAISEADAWRCFERTPPT, encoded by the coding sequence ATGAACGCGATGGGGCTCCGCGAGGCGCACGCGCATATCCCGATGCTCGGTCTCGCCTTGCGCACGCTCGACCTCTCGGACTGCGTCTCGCGCGAGGAATGCCTGGAACGCCTGCGCGAGCGTGCGGATGCGCTGTCGGCCGACGACCCCGCCGGGAAGCGCTGGCTGGCGGCCCGGGGTGCGCGGGTCAGCGCCTGGCGCGACGCTCGTTGGCCCACGCGTGATGAAATCGACGCGATCGCGAGCGGCCGACCGGCGTACGTGATGTCGTTCGATCACCACGCGCTCGTCGCGGGGAGCGCCGCGTTCCGAGCCGCGGGCATCGCCGACGCCGACCCAGACCCGCCCGGCGGGGTGGTCGAGCGGGCGCGCGACGGCACGCCGACGGGCCTGCTGCTGGAGAGCGCGGCGTGGAAGGTGCGGGTCGCCGAGCCCGAGCCGCAGGGCGAGGAACGCGCGCGCGTCGTGCTCGACGCGCTCGCCCACCTGCGGGCGCTGGGGTTCTCGGAGGTGCACGACCTGCTGAGCCCGGCGTGGCTGGGCCCGGAGTTGTCGCGCATGGCGTCGGCGGGAGAACTGCCGGTGCTCGTCAAGCTCTACCCGGCGCTGGAAGTGTTCGACGAGGTGCTGGCGGGCGCAGGGGCGTGGCAGCGCGACGACGTCGTGCTGGCGGGCGCCAAGGTGTTCGTGGACGGCACGCTCAACGCCCGCACCGCGTGGATGCTGGAGCCCTACGCCGACCCGATGCCCGAGCGCCCGACGGGCATGGCGCTGCTGACCCCCGCGCAGTTGGACGGGGCGATCGCCCGGACGCGGGCGGCCCGGCTCGGCCTGGCGGCGCACGCGATCGGCGACGGCGCGGTGCGGGCCGTGCTCGACGCATGGGAGCGCGCCGGCCCCGGCAAGCACGTGTGGATCCGCCCGGGGACCCCCGCGCTGCGCATCGAGCACGCGGAACTGGTGCACCCGGCGGACGTCGGGCGGTTCGCGGGGCTGGGAGTGGTGTGCAGCGTGCAGCCGTGCCACCTGCTGACGGACATCGAGGTGCTGGAGCGGCAGTTGGCCGACCGGCTCGAGCGCGTGCTGCCGCTGCGCGATCTCATGGCGAGCGGATGCCGCCCGGGAGAGCTGCTGTGGTTCGGCAGCGACGTGCCGATCGTGCGGGCGAACCCGGAGGATTCGGTGCGGGCGGCGGTGGATCGCGGACGCGCGGGGATGGCGCGGGAACGGCGGATCGCGCCGAGGCAGGCCATCAGCGAGGCCGACGCGTGGCGGTGTTTCGAGCGCACCCCGCCCACATAG
- a CDS encoding phenylalanine 4-monooxygenase translates to MRQDIRYNNVIAGDEARIAQAAADAAPGQSASEIDADKFYITQRYELYTRADHDVWRDLFDRRWTVLEQQVSRQFIEGMRILRLTRDRLPLLDDLVLAQDIEIAGGVKVAGGTRLDGINKFLQAQSEWASYGVPGYLPAKAFFACLAQREFPTTVLIRPREVMDYLPEPDIFHDVFGHVPLHTLKVFADFLQTYGKAALLCDDPTHVTHLARLFWFTVEFGLIREDGQVKVYGSGLVSSHAESEYALKGQWERAGGAGTPDCTPREVPEWRPFDLRRICETDFEIDHFQPIYYVLDSFEQLRDAMNDYAEEVIGEAGLAAAGRR, encoded by the coding sequence ATGCGCCAGGACATCCGGTACAACAACGTGATCGCGGGCGACGAGGCGCGGATCGCGCAGGCGGCGGCGGACGCGGCGCCTGGGCAGAGCGCGTCGGAGATCGACGCCGACAAGTTCTACATCACGCAGCGCTACGAGCTGTACACGCGGGCCGATCACGACGTGTGGCGGGACCTCTTCGACCGGCGGTGGACGGTGCTCGAGCAGCAGGTGTCGCGCCAGTTCATCGAGGGGATGCGGATTCTCCGCCTCACGCGCGACCGCCTCCCGCTGCTCGACGACCTGGTGCTGGCGCAGGACATCGAGATCGCTGGCGGCGTGAAGGTGGCGGGCGGCACGCGCCTCGACGGGATCAACAAGTTCCTGCAGGCGCAGAGCGAGTGGGCGAGCTACGGCGTGCCGGGCTACCTGCCGGCCAAGGCGTTCTTCGCGTGCCTCGCGCAGCGCGAGTTCCCCACGACGGTGCTCATCCGCCCGCGCGAGGTCATGGACTACCTGCCCGAGCCGGACATCTTCCACGACGTCTTCGGGCACGTCCCGCTGCACACGCTCAAGGTGTTCGCCGACTTCCTGCAGACCTACGGGAAGGCGGCCCTCCTCTGCGACGATCCGACGCACGTGACGCACCTGGCGCGCCTGTTCTGGTTCACCGTCGAGTTCGGCCTCATCCGCGAGGACGGGCAGGTAAAGGTGTACGGCAGCGGGCTGGTGAGCAGCCACGCGGAGAGCGAGTACGCCCTCAAGGGCCAGTGGGAGCGCGCGGGCGGGGCGGGCACGCCCGACTGCACGCCCCGCGAGGTGCCGGAGTGGCGCCCGTTCGACCTCCGCCGCATCTGCGAGACCGACTTCGAAATCGACCACTTCCAGCCGATCTACTACGTCCTCGACAGCTTCGAACAGCTGCGCGACGCGATGAACGACTACGCCGAGGAAGTGATCGGCGAGGCGGGGCTGGCGGCGGCCGGGCGACGGTAA